In Candidatus Nezhaarchaeales archaeon, a single window of DNA contains:
- a CDS encoding class I adenylate-forming enzyme family protein: protein MDVEEGYGCEYMSLKAVIPEKVPSWYERGTGLLVMGEQLDVNTKKYPDKLAVKDWRGKAFTYKEFNERVNRLANALLDLGLEKGDRISPMMLNCEEYAEIYCAAARAGLVVAPISWRYVAKEVEYIVDHADSKAVIVEEEFIPVVNQAKASFKKVMRDGYIALRRSDKPVPNGYLDYEELIAKATPDRPRVKVEPKDPWIQVYTSGTTGLPKGCVRSHGSYAALYMVFAIDHGFDESMCGMTIMPWFHVNSTFYGLLWLYIGGSQFIGRDRGFNPEELLQIVDREKVNFISLIPTHYKLLLDLPDEVKRKYDVSSLKVLLTSSAPVRGPIKEQILKWMPHVKLLEAYGSTEAGIVTILKHEDQLRKVGSIGRETINTYEIKLVDDEGNVITEPNVVGELYSRGPMMFDGYYKDPEKTKKSFRIIDGDLYFSAGDMARRDEEGYLYLVDRKDNMIITGGEKVFPSEVEAVIGQHPDVVEVCVVGLPDEKWGEAVTAVVVPREGRKLTEKDVIDWCTGKMAGFKKPKKVVFVKAEELPRTGSGKIIHRKVKEKLLKELSLG from the coding sequence ATGGATGTCGAAGAGGGTTATGGATGTGAGTATATGTCCTTAAAGGCGGTGATCCCGGAAAAGGTTCCCTCGTGGTATGAGAGAGGTACTGGCTTACTAGTTATGGGTGAACAGTTAGACGTAAACACTAAGAAGTATCCCGATAAGCTGGCCGTTAAGGATTGGAGGGGTAAAGCCTTTACGTATAAGGAGTTCAATGAGAGGGTGAATAGGTTAGCTAACGCTCTACTAGATCTGGGTCTAGAGAAGGGTGATCGGATTTCACCGATGATGTTGAACTGCGAGGAATACGCTGAGATTTATTGCGCTGCGGCTAGAGCTGGGCTTGTGGTAGCGCCTATAAGCTGGAGGTATGTAGCTAAGGAGGTTGAGTACATAGTTGATCACGCTGACTCCAAGGCAGTCATAGTTGAGGAGGAGTTCATCCCGGTCGTTAATCAGGCTAAAGCTAGCTTTAAGAAGGTAATGAGGGACGGTTACATAGCCCTTAGGAGGAGCGATAAACCCGTACCTAACGGTTACTTGGACTACGAGGAGCTAATAGCTAAAGCTACGCCGGATAGGCCGAGGGTTAAGGTTGAACCTAAGGATCCATGGATCCAAGTTTACACCTCGGGAACCACAGGGCTTCCTAAGGGCTGCGTAAGGTCCCATGGCTCCTACGCGGCGCTCTACATGGTTTTCGCGATAGATCATGGCTTCGACGAGTCGATGTGTGGTATGACTATAATGCCTTGGTTTCACGTAAACTCAACGTTCTACGGCCTCCTATGGCTTTACATCGGCGGCTCGCAGTTCATAGGTCGCGATAGGGGTTTCAACCCTGAGGAACTACTACAGATAGTTGATAGGGAGAAGGTAAACTTCATATCACTTATACCGACACACTATAAACTTCTCCTCGATCTACCCGACGAGGTAAAAAGGAAGTATGATGTTAGCTCGCTTAAAGTATTACTAACCTCCTCAGCGCCTGTTCGAGGCCCAATTAAGGAGCAGATCTTAAAGTGGATGCCCCACGTCAAGCTCTTAGAGGCTTACGGCTCTACTGAAGCCGGTATAGTTACCATACTTAAGCATGAAGACCAGTTAAGGAAGGTAGGCTCCATAGGTAGGGAGACGATAAATACTTACGAGATTAAGCTTGTGGACGATGAAGGCAACGTTATAACGGAGCCGAACGTGGTCGGTGAACTATACTCGAGGGGGCCAATGATGTTTGACGGTTACTACAAGGACCCTGAGAAGACGAAGAAATCCTTCAGGATAATAGATGGAGACCTCTACTTCAGCGCCGGAGATATGGCTCGCAGGGATGAGGAGGGATACTTATACCTTGTAGATCGGAAGGACAACATGATAATCACCGGCGGTGAAAAAGTATTCCCATCCGAGGTTGAAGCGGTAATAGGTCAGCATCCAGACGTAGTTGAGGTCTGCGTAGTAGGGTTACCCGACGAAAAATGGGGTGAAGCGGTAACCGCGGTAGTCGTACCTAGGGAGGGGCGGAAGCTAACCGAGAAGGACGTTATAGATTGGTGTACAGGTAAAATGGCCGGCTTCAAGAAGCCTAAGAAAGTCGTATTCGTTAAGGCTGAGGAGCTACCTAGAACCGGGTCAGGTAAAATAATCCACAGGAAGGTTAAAGAAAAATTATTGAAGGAATTAAGCTTAGGCTGA
- a CDS encoding hydroxymethylglutaryl-CoA reductase, degradative, with translation MSVGRTTRIPGFYRLSVEERLKAVKALAGLSDEEVELLKLSGPLPIEVANRMVENVIATMPLPLGIATNFLINGRDYLVPMAIEEPSVIAAASNAARMARHQGGFKATSTPPIMIGQIQLVNVKDVVNAMEAVAAHRDEVLAKANEYDPTLVKLGGGARDVKARPLNTVRGLMLIVELYVDVRDAMGANVVNTMCEGVAPLIEELTGGKAVLRILTNLAVQRLARAEAVFAKDVIGGEEVVEGIMDAYAFALADPYRAATHNKGIMNGVVAVALATANDTRALEAGAHAYASRSGRYQPLTSWTVNRDGDLVGSIELPIAVGVVGGATSVHPVAKICRKILGVKSACELAEVMAAVGLAQNFAALRALAVEGIQRGHLKLHSRNLAMMAGATGTLIDVIAARMVTERKVSFERAKELLEEYRAKLN, from the coding sequence TTGAGCGTAGGTAGAACGACACGAATACCGGGCTTTTATAGGCTATCAGTTGAAGAACGGCTTAAAGCTGTTAAGGCCTTAGCTGGTCTTAGCGATGAGGAGGTGGAGCTACTTAAGCTTTCAGGCCCTCTCCCTATCGAAGTGGCAAATAGAATGGTTGAGAACGTGATAGCGACGATGCCCCTCCCCCTAGGTATAGCTACAAACTTCCTAATTAACGGGAGGGATTACTTAGTGCCGATGGCTATAGAGGAGCCATCGGTAATAGCCGCCGCTAGTAATGCTGCTCGAATGGCGAGGCATCAAGGCGGTTTTAAAGCTACTAGTACCCCTCCAATAATGATAGGCCAGATTCAATTGGTTAATGTGAAGGACGTCGTTAATGCTATGGAGGCGGTAGCAGCACATCGGGATGAGGTACTGGCTAAAGCTAATGAGTATGATCCAACACTCGTTAAGCTTGGAGGCGGTGCTAGGGACGTTAAGGCTAGGCCACTCAATACGGTTAGGGGGTTAATGTTGATAGTGGAGCTCTACGTGGATGTTAGGGACGCTATGGGGGCTAACGTCGTTAACACCATGTGTGAAGGCGTAGCCCCCCTTATCGAGGAATTAACCGGGGGAAAGGCGGTCTTAAGGATATTGACTAACTTAGCTGTTCAACGCTTAGCGCGCGCTGAAGCGGTGTTCGCTAAGGACGTTATAGGCGGCGAAGAGGTTGTTGAAGGCATAATGGACGCGTACGCCTTCGCGCTAGCGGATCCATATAGGGCTGCTACCCATAATAAGGGTATAATGAATGGTGTGGTAGCGGTAGCTTTAGCGACTGCTAACGATACTAGAGCTCTTGAAGCCGGGGCTCATGCTTATGCGAGTAGGAGTGGAAGGTATCAGCCATTAACTAGTTGGACCGTTAATAGGGATGGCGATCTGGTTGGCTCTATAGAGCTTCCTATAGCTGTAGGGGTTGTTGGCGGTGCGACAAGCGTACATCCAGTAGCTAAGATCTGTAGGAAGATATTAGGCGTTAAATCCGCCTGCGAATTAGCTGAGGTTATGGCCGCTGTAGGTCTTGCTCAAAACTTCGCGGCGTTAAGGGCTTTAGCCGTTGAAGGGATACAGCGTGGCCACTTAAAGCTTCATTCGAGGAACCTGGCCATGATGGCTGGCGCCACCGGCACCCTTATAGACGTAATAGCCGCGCGAATGGTTACTGAGCGTAAAGTAAGCTTTGAGAGAGCGAAGGAATTATTGGAAGAATACCGAGCTAAGCTTAACTAA